The region AGGTGGATAATATTCTGATCGATGAAGCCCGTACGCCGTTAATCATCTCTGGTCCGGCTTCCGAAGACGTAGAATGGTACACCCGCATGGCACAGGTGGTACGCGCCCTACGCCCTGAAGACTATGAAGTTAACGAACGCGACCGCACTGTCTCATTAACCGAAATCGGCGAAACACATGTCGAAGAGTTACTCGGCATGCCCTTGCGCGATCCCGATCGCCCCGAGGATGTCACTCCCGAACAAGCGCGTCTGCTGGGGTATCTGGAGCAAGCCTTACGCGCCCAATTCCTGTTCCACCGCAACAAGGATTATCTGGTTCAGGGTGGCAAGGTGATTATCATTGACGAATTCACCGGGCGGCTGATGCCCGGTCGGCGCTGGTCGGATGGTCTGCATCAGGCTGTAGAAGCCAAAGAAGGTGTGCGCGTGCAACCTGAAAACGTCACCTATGCTACCATCACCATCCAAAATTATTTTCGCATGTACGAAAAGCTGGCCGGCATGAGCGGCACCGCTGTCACCGAAGCCGAGGAATTCGACAAGATTTATAAACTGGGCGTACTGGCTATTCCGACCAACCTCGAATATCACGCCATGCAACCCGACTCAGGACTGGTGGAACTGGAAGCCAAAGACGAATGGGGTTACAAATACCGTTATTATGCACGCAAAGACGATCCCGAAAAGAAGCCGGTGTACTGGAAGCGCAAAGACTACCCGGATGTTGTCTATCGCACCCAGGAAGCAAAAATTCGCGCCATCATGCAGGAGATTGTGCAAAATCACGCCCGCGGCCGTCCGCTATTGGTCGGCACGACCTCGGTCGAGATGTCCGAACGTCTCTCCGCCCGCCTGCGCGCTGAACCTTTGCGCCGCCTTGCCCAAGTGTTGCTCTTACGGAAGACATGGTTCGAGAAAAACCACCGTGAAGAAGACGGGCGCCAGATTCCGGAATTGCTCTTCCTGAACGAACCGCTTGAGAAACTCGATTTGACCCAAATGCGCAAACTCGCCCGCGAACTGGATATCCCTTTTAACCCAGAAGAACCAGGCAACCTCGTCCGTTTACGCCAGATTTTCTATCTTGAACCGGAAGATGAGCAACGCTTGTTGGCGATCTTGCAAGGAGGCATTCCCCATCAGGTGCTGAACGCCCGCAAACATACCGAGGAGAGCCAGATTATCGCTGGGGCAGGCGCGTTTGGCGCCGTGACCATCGCCACCAACATGGCCGGACGTGGGGTTGATATTAAATTGGGCGGCGAACTAAAAGAAGAAACCATCGCAGCAGTCCATCGCGTTTTGCGCCGCGCCGGGTATAGCGATCCTTTTGAGATGTCGCTTCAAGAACGCCGTGAGGCATTGCTAAAACTCGACCCTTCCGAGTATGGGATTTATGACGTTCAGGTAAACGATTTTCTTCGTTATATGGAGGAAATGGAAAAAGTGCGCGCCCTGGGTGGGTTACATGTTATCGGATCCGAACGACATGAAGCCAGGCGCATTGACAACCAGCTCCGCGGTCGCGCGGCCCGGCAGGGAGACCCGGGCTCCTCGCGCTTCTATCTTTCAATGGAAGATGAACTGTTGCGTCTGTTTGGCGGCGAGCAGGCGGATGCTTTGATGCAACGCTTCAAGATGGACGATGCCTTGCCGCTCGAAATGAATCTGGTCAGCCGCCTGATCGAGCAATCCCAAACGCGGGTCGAGGGGGCAAACTTTGACATCCGCAAGCATCTTCTCGAATACGACGATGTCCTTAACAGCCAGCGCCTGACGATCTATAAACAACGCGACCGCATTTTTATAAAGGAAGACCTGCACGACGACGTCACTGAAATGTTGCAAACAGAAATTTCGCGCCGCGTTCCCGAAGCGCTCCGTCAGGAAGGAGGTCCCTGGCGGCTGCTATCCTGGCTCGAGCAGGTTCAACCACCTTTTTCAATCAACCACCATATTTTCCCATCCTTTACGTTGAAACTCATCGCCGAGGAATTGATTCAACGTCATGCGACCAACCTGAACGGGAAAGTCGCCCTTCCCGTTTCCAGCCTGAAGCCTGCCCTCCTGGCAGTGGCGCGCGCTGCCTTGCAAGCCGAGGATGAACATATCCGTCGCCTGATCAGCGAGCTTTTAGAGCAAACCCGCCAGCGGTATGAAAGCCAACTCGAGGAACGGTTTGAAGCCATCGAGACCTTTCTCAGTGGGTTGGAAGATACTCAGGAAGATGAAGAAAGCCAGCGCAATCCGCGTCAGATCGTCGAGGAACTCAACAGCGTTGCGCGTCTGCCGATCAAACTCTCTTCTGAGCAACTACGCTTATTGAAGGAAGACCCCCTTGAACTTGAAGACACCCTCAAAGCGCAATTGCAGGATGCCATCTGGCATCAAACCATCTTGCGCCTGAGTGGCGCAATTGCTCGCCGCCTGCAAGATGAAAGCACCTTGAAGAATGTCCTGGCAACGGCGCAGTCTTGGGATGAACTGGAAGAGAAACTCTATGATTTTATCGAATCGATCCTTGCCAATCGCCAGCAGCAATGGCTGGGCAAGGAGGAGAATGGCTCGCAAGGAGCAATTGGACGTGACCTCGATGCCTTTCTCGGTAAAGCTGAAGGCTATCTTGCTCCCGAAGCCGTTATTCATCTGCTGATCCTCATGGCACAAAGCCAACAGACGGTTTTCGACAAGCGCACGCACCGCCGCATCCAAGTCGTAACCCCGCGCTTGAACTACGCCTATCTGGCTGCCAGTTCTCTGGAAGGACTTTCACCGCAAGAGGTTGCTCAAAGGGTTTTAGAACACCTGGAAGAAGCTCAACAAGCCCATCGCATGATTTTGGGGCTGGAAGAGTATAAAAAGATCAACCAAAACCGTTTAGAAGACCTGGACTCTGCCACCCGCGAGGCGCTTCGCAAGGCGATTGGCGAAGAAGTTTACGAAACCGTGCGTTTCACGCCGTTGCAAGACCTTGCTGAAGCAACCCAACAAACGATCATCGCCGAACTGGGGCGTCGCGCACTGACGGTGATCTACCGCCAGCTATTGCTTGGCGTGATCTCCGAGTTGTGGGTAGATTATCTTACACAAATGGAAGCGCTGCGCGTCTCGATCGGGCTGGAAGCCTATGCGCAACGCGATCCGCTGGTGCAATACAAATCGCGCGCTTCCGCCTTGTTCCAGGAATTGATTCAAAACATGCGTTTGGGCGTGATCTCGCGCATGTTCACTTATCGCCCGCGCCAGATCAGCGTGGTTCAAACCATCGAACGCGGCTCGATACCCGAGGAGCAAGAAACCGCTCTCCAAGAGACGGAGAGCGAAGAGAAGCCGGCTGCAATCACAGCTACCGAACAAACGGAAACCGCTCCGGAAAAAGGCGGGGCTGGGTCAAAGAAGAAGCGCCGGCGACATCGCTAACCGCCGTACATTTTCGCTTCCCATTCGCGAACCGAAGCGCGCAGGATAGCCTGGATTTCAGCGTCAGGGACGTCCTCAACGGTAGCATATTGATCCAGCCCGATCATGACCACCATGCCTTTATTGGGCAACTCCAGTAAGCGAATACCGCGCTGTTGCCATCCCTTTTCTTGCAGCCTTCGCTGCAGGATTTCATCCACCTGCATGGCAATGCTCCTGGCAGGCTCACTGACGCTTACCTTTGGTTGCACCGCTTCGGCAAGCCAATCGGCAATCCCTTTTTTAGGGGGCTTCTCGTTCGAAGACAGGGGCAGATCCGCTGGATTGATCGCTGTGGCTTGGGACGCAGTGGTTTGTTTAGAACCTTCTTCTTGCTGAATGGCTTGACTCGCAGGAGTTAGATTTAACCACTTCCCCAATTCCTGATAGAGCAAGATGAGTTGGCGACGTTCGTCTTCCTTCAACAAAGCGGGGGCTTTGATTGTTTTGCCATCGATCTGAGGCACGATTTGACGCAAGGACTTGTCCGTCCAGAAGCTGATTAACCGGTCTAAGCCCTCTTGCTTTGCTTGCGGCGGTGGTGCCGTAGATTTACCGCCCAGGGCTGTTGCCAGCAGAAAACCGAT is a window of Anaerolineae bacterium DNA encoding:
- a CDS encoding Protein export cytoplasm protein SecA ATPase RNA helicase codes for the protein MLRRLVTLFGGDPNKKELEKYAEVVAQINALEKEFEALSDDALAAKTVEFRQRLREGETLDELLPEAFAAVREASKRTIGLRHYDVQLIGGIVLHQGKIAEMRTGEGKTLVATLPLYLNALTGRGVHLVTVNDYLARRDARWMGPIYNALGISVGVLQMAARTENGKKAFLVDLERTSPHEDQHQLRMVPRAEAYAADIVYGTNSEFGFDYLRDNMAWSLEDRVQRGHYYAIVDEVDNILIDEARTPLIISGPASEDVEWYTRMAQVVRALRPEDYEVNERDRTVSLTEIGETHVEELLGMPLRDPDRPEDVTPEQARLLGYLEQALRAQFLFHRNKDYLVQGGKVIIIDEFTGRLMPGRRWSDGLHQAVEAKEGVRVQPENVTYATITIQNYFRMYEKLAGMSGTAVTEAEEFDKIYKLGVLAIPTNLEYHAMQPDSGLVELEAKDEWGYKYRYYARKDDPEKKPVYWKRKDYPDVVYRTQEAKIRAIMQEIVQNHARGRPLLVGTTSVEMSERLSARLRAEPLRRLAQVLLLRKTWFEKNHREEDGRQIPELLFLNEPLEKLDLTQMRKLARELDIPFNPEEPGNLVRLRQIFYLEPEDEQRLLAILQGGIPHQVLNARKHTEESQIIAGAGAFGAVTIATNMAGRGVDIKLGGELKEETIAAVHRVLRRAGYSDPFEMSLQERREALLKLDPSEYGIYDVQVNDFLRYMEEMEKVRALGGLHVIGSERHEARRIDNQLRGRAARQGDPGSSRFYLSMEDELLRLFGGEQADALMQRFKMDDALPLEMNLVSRLIEQSQTRVEGANFDIRKHLLEYDDVLNSQRLTIYKQRDRIFIKEDLHDDVTEMLQTEISRRVPEALRQEGGPWRLLSWLEQVQPPFSINHHIFPSFTLKLIAEELIQRHATNLNGKVALPVSSLKPALLAVARAALQAEDEHIRRLISELLEQTRQRYESQLEERFEAIETFLSGLEDTQEDEESQRNPRQIVEELNSVARLPIKLSSEQLRLLKEDPLELEDTLKAQLQDAIWHQTILRLSGAIARRLQDESTLKNVLATAQSWDELEEKLYDFIESILANRQQQWLGKEENGSQGAIGRDLDAFLGKAEGYLAPEAVIHLLILMAQSQQTVFDKRTHRRIQVVTPRLNYAYLAASSLEGLSPQEVAQRVLEHLEEAQQAHRMILGLEEYKKINQNRLEDLDSATREALRKAIGEEVYETVRFTPLQDLAEATQQTIIAELGRRALTVIYRQLLLGVISELWVDYLTQMEALRVSIGLEAYAQRDPLVQYKSRASALFQELIQNMRLGVISRMFTYRPRQISVVQTIERGSIPEEQETALQETESEEKPAAITATEQTETAPEKGGAGSKKKRRRHR